A region from the Actinoplanes sp. OR16 genome encodes:
- a CDS encoding AbfB domain-containing protein, which produces MSTLLRQGKARRWRVLLAAVVSVVAALGVAAAPAAAALPLSRNYSLESFNFPGHFARHRNSLGELTTVSSQLDRDDATWLLVPGLAGAGVSLRSKNYPSFYLRHSGFRLQISQSDGSRLYREDATFYVRGGNASSGSGWISLESYNFPGRYIRHADYHLWLHPDDGSRLFAEDSTWAARPPLA; this is translated from the coding sequence ATGTCGACACTGTTGCGCCAAGGGAAGGCCCGTCGATGGAGGGTCCTGCTCGCCGCCGTCGTCTCCGTGGTGGCAGCCCTCGGCGTCGCTGCCGCACCGGCCGCCGCCGCCCTGCCGCTCTCACGGAACTATTCGCTGGAGTCCTTCAACTTCCCCGGGCATTTCGCCCGCCACCGGAACTCGCTCGGTGAGCTGACCACGGTCTCCAGCCAGCTGGACCGCGACGACGCCACCTGGCTGCTCGTCCCCGGGCTGGCCGGTGCCGGGGTGTCGCTGCGCTCCAAGAACTATCCGAGCTTCTACCTGCGGCACTCGGGCTTCCGGCTGCAGATCAGCCAGTCCGACGGCTCCCGGCTCTACCGCGAGGACGCCACCTTCTACGTCCGAGGCGGCAACGCCTCGTCCGGTTCCGGCTGGATCTCGCTCGAGTCGTACAACTTCCCGGGCCGCTACATCAGGCACGCCGACTATCACCTGTGGCTGCACCCCGATGACGGCAGCCGGCTGTTCGCCGAGGACTCCACCTGGGCGGCCCGGCCACCGCTGGCCTGA
- a CDS encoding RNA polymerase sigma factor — MGSVTALPDLLRECAPQVLAALVRRYGDFDACEDAVQEALITAGEQWPRTGIPEHPRGWLITVASRRRVSLHRTETARRRREEAVRREPEPEVRGDDELALLQLCCHPALSVPAQVTLTLRAVAGLTTAEIARALLLPESTVGQRISRAKQRIRESGARFTMPESVTPVLHVLYLLFNEGYTASSGDALHRVELTREAIRLTRQLHRRLPDDGEVAGLLALMVLTDARRSARTGKDGSLIPLADQDRTRWDAAAIAEGVSIITGALERTPIGPFQLQAAIAAIHDEATRAEDTDWEQILALYGMLHALSPNPMVTLNRIVALAMVSGPEAGLAALDEVSGDPVLARHHRTAAVRAHLLELAGDRARAVTFYRLAARLTLSRPEQRYLESKASDV; from the coding sequence CAGGAAGCGCTGATCACGGCCGGCGAGCAGTGGCCGCGCACCGGGATCCCGGAGCATCCGCGCGGCTGGCTGATCACCGTGGCGAGCCGGCGCCGGGTGTCGCTGCATCGCACCGAGACCGCGCGCCGGCGCCGTGAGGAGGCGGTGCGGCGGGAGCCCGAGCCGGAGGTTCGCGGCGATGACGAGCTGGCGTTGCTGCAGCTCTGCTGTCATCCCGCACTGAGCGTGCCGGCGCAGGTGACGCTCACTCTGCGTGCCGTCGCCGGGCTCACCACCGCGGAGATCGCCCGGGCCCTGCTGCTGCCGGAGTCGACGGTGGGGCAGCGGATCAGCCGGGCCAAGCAGCGGATCCGGGAGAGTGGCGCCCGGTTCACCATGCCGGAATCGGTCACGCCGGTCCTGCACGTGCTCTATCTGCTCTTCAACGAGGGGTACACGGCCAGTTCCGGCGACGCGCTGCACCGGGTGGAGCTGACCCGGGAGGCGATCCGGCTGACCCGTCAGCTGCATCGGCGACTGCCCGACGATGGCGAGGTGGCGGGACTCCTCGCGCTGATGGTGCTGACCGACGCACGGCGCTCCGCGCGTACAGGAAAAGATGGGTCGTTGATCCCTCTCGCTGATCAGGATCGGACGCGCTGGGACGCCGCCGCCATCGCCGAAGGCGTCTCGATCATCACCGGCGCGCTGGAGCGGACGCCGATCGGTCCCTTCCAACTGCAGGCCGCGATCGCGGCGATCCACGATGAGGCGACGCGGGCCGAGGACACCGATTGGGAGCAGATCCTTGCCTTGTACGGGATGCTGCACGCTCTTTCCCCGAACCCCATGGTGACGCTGAACCGCATCGTGGCACTCGCGATGGTCTCCGGTCCGGAGGCGGGGCTGGCGGCTCTCGACGAGGTCTCCGGTGACCCGGTGCTGGCCCGGCATCATCGGACCGCTGCCGTCCGGGCACATCTGCTGGAGCTCGCCGGTGATCGTGCCCGGGCGGTGACGTTCTATCGGCTGGCGGCGCGGCTCACGCTCAGCCGTCCTGAGCAGCGGTATCTGGAGTCGAAGGCGTCAGATGTATGA